A stretch of the Lolium perenne isolate Kyuss_39 chromosome 3, Kyuss_2.0, whole genome shotgun sequence genome encodes the following:
- the LOC139829782 gene encoding cysteine-rich receptor-like protein kinase 44, with protein sequence MYGESSKYGSLESMLHDQCSKPRALPLQFLKEITDNFSYERLLGEGGTGMVYKGLLQSGEIMAVKRLEPSMVRAQSLFENEVHHLMRLNHPNVVRFMGYCYETKKFFENYEGKMVFAESSEMLLCLEYLPKGSLDGYLSDGSSELDWHRRYKIIKGICNGLHYLHEQIDNPIIHLDLKPANVLLDDKLAPKITDFGLSRLLDQHQTISSPNRVGTFGYMAPEYIHEGTITPKSDIFSLGVIIMELIIGDRNYPSVAEASLEGFIELELKKWRKTLKKAQGYTKIEVDCEQIKRCIQIGLICVSPDWTKRPTTTKIIEMLQGLESSDCSTSSEAMPSADQISKGLRRHKDYFGVPEEGKLSPKNTLCIEFFGEAKRRDPLVEEASVFLAMVVDCQRGKLLYLENRVALARMFFPPEAKTAMQIAQADCTLEFPLASGANPRPEIQWGTVNLNKTPFQMKDAHLGRIRALSRAVELGKRYFPRCSSALDKVMDGETEPALLGRDKRSLKRKFHDLQDLVLKAFKEDTRFDISVISSSLRRPLDWS encoded by the exons ATGTACGGCGAGTCTAGCAAATATGGTAGCCTGGAGAGCATGCTGCATGATCAATGTTCAAAACCACGCGCTCTACCATTACAATTTTTGAAAGAGATCACAGACAACTTCTCATATGAGCGACTACTTGGTGAAGGTGGTACTGGCATGGTATACAAG GGTTTGTTACAAAGTGGGGAGATAATGGCTGTGAAGAGGCTAGAACCATCAATGGTGCGCGCTCAGAGTTTATTTGAGAATGAGGTTCACCATCTTATGAGGCTTAATCACCCGAACGTTGTCCGATTTATGGGCTACTGCTATGAAACAAAGAAGTTCTTTGAAAATTACGAAGGGAAGATGGTTTTTGCGGAGAGTTCAGAAATGTTGCTCTGCTTGGAGTATCTCCCCAAAGGAAGCCTTGATGGGTATCTTTCAG ATGGATCCTCTGAACTTGATTGGCACAGGCGTTACAAAATAATCAAGGGGATTTGCAATGGTTTGCACTACCTTCACGAGCAAATTGATAATCCTATTATTCACTTGGACCTAAAGCCCGCAAACGTATTGCTTGATGACAAGTTAGCACCAAAAATTACAGATTTTGGGCTGTCAAGACTGCTTGATCAGCATCAAACTATTTCTAGTCCAAATCGTGTTGGTACATT TGGCTACATGGCACCAGAATACATCCATGAAGGTACAATCACACCTAAGTCAGACATATTCAGTCTAGGCGTGATAATCATGGAGCTAATAATTGGAGACAGGAACTACCCAAGTGTTGCTGAAGCATCTTTAGAGGGCTTTATAGAGCTT GAACTTAAAAAATGGAGAAAGACGCTGAAAAAAGCACAGGGTTACACAAAGATAGAAGTAGATTGCGAACAAATAAAAAGATGCATTCAGATAGGTCTAATATGCGTGAGTCCTGACTGGACCAAGAGACCTACAACAACAAAAATTATCGAGATGCTTCAGGGATTGGAAAGTTCAGATTGTAGCACTAGCAGTGAGGCAATGCCATCAGCAGACCAG ATCTCAAAGGGACTCAGAAGGCACAAGGATTACTTTGGAGTTCCTGAAGAAGGAAAATTGTCTCCTAAAAATACATTATGTATCGAGTTTTTTGGGGAAGCTAAAAGAAGGGATCCACTAGTTGAAGAAGCATCAGTTTTTCTTGCAATGGTTGTTGACTGTCAACGTGGAAAGTTACTATACCTCGAAAACCGAG TTGCTTTGGCGAGGATGTTTTTTCCACCTGAGGCAAAAACGGCAATGCAAATTGCTCAAGCGGATTGTACTTTGGAATTTCCACTTGCTTCTGGTGCAAATCCACGTCCGGAGATACAATGGGGAACTGTTAATCTAAATAAAACTCCTTTCCAAATGAAGGATGCACACTTAGGTCGGATCAGAGCCCTCTCCCGTGCTG ttgAGTTGGGCAAACGCTACTTCCCGCGCTGTTCGAGTGCGCTGGACAAGGTGATGGATGGTGAAACTGAAccagctttgcttggaagagataaACGCAGTTTGAAGAGGAAGTTTCATGATCTGCAGGACTTGGTTTTGAAGGCATTCAAGGAGGACACGAGGTTTGACATATCGGTCATTTCATCTTCTCTTCGACGTCCATTGGATTGGAGCTAG